Proteins from a genomic interval of Croceicoccus naphthovorans:
- a CDS encoding TrbI/VirB10 family protein, which translates to MTGARELGAHGDGPGKDEGTAAAVPLVGVATDHESETAREVPQETEEGQHPQGPLPLADPAGFRLRGDPPRVMRLSRKAIAILGAVSALAVGGALTFALQSRDRQAPEELYNTDSRSVTEQVATAPRDYSQLPSGVPQLGAPLPGDLGGPIVAAQQSNPNAGPGGQPPGAQGMTPEELAAQRAAQEQETAITSPLFLGGQAGATAQASGEGAARPGLDLAGLEAATPDAPETADGPNRQRAKREFVERVPESRTLNDAHLVDPVSPHIVQAGSVIAAALITGISSDLPGQVTAQVTQSVYDSPTGRTLLIPQGSRLIGDYDAGVAFGQRRVLLVWNRLILPDGRSIILDRQPAGDPSGFAGLEDSVNEHWGGILRAAGLSTLLSIGAELGTDSDDDIARAIRDGGQNTINQAGQDIVRRQLNIQPTLTVRPGYPVRVLVSRDLVLAPWRQTR; encoded by the coding sequence ATGACCGGCGCACGCGAACTAGGCGCACATGGCGATGGGCCGGGAAAGGATGAGGGCACTGCCGCAGCGGTCCCGCTGGTCGGTGTGGCGACCGACCATGAAAGCGAGACAGCGCGGGAGGTCCCGCAAGAGACAGAAGAGGGGCAGCACCCGCAAGGGCCGCTGCCGCTCGCCGACCCCGCGGGCTTCCGGCTGCGCGGCGATCCGCCCCGTGTCATGCGACTTTCCCGTAAAGCCATTGCGATCCTTGGCGCTGTGAGCGCACTGGCCGTGGGCGGAGCGCTGACCTTCGCGCTTCAGAGCCGCGATCGACAAGCTCCGGAGGAACTCTACAATACTGACAGCCGCTCGGTGACCGAGCAGGTCGCCACAGCGCCCCGCGATTACAGCCAACTGCCGTCAGGCGTGCCGCAGCTCGGCGCACCGCTTCCGGGCGATCTCGGCGGACCGATTGTCGCTGCACAGCAAAGCAATCCGAACGCCGGTCCCGGGGGCCAGCCACCGGGCGCGCAAGGAATGACGCCGGAAGAACTGGCCGCGCAGCGCGCGGCGCAGGAGCAGGAAACTGCGATTACGAGCCCCCTCTTTCTCGGCGGTCAAGCCGGGGCGACCGCGCAGGCTTCCGGCGAGGGCGCTGCGCGTCCGGGCCTCGATCTTGCCGGCCTAGAGGCGGCGACGCCCGACGCACCCGAAACGGCGGACGGTCCGAATAGACAACGGGCCAAGCGCGAGTTCGTGGAGCGCGTGCCAGAAAGCCGCACGCTCAATGACGCGCACCTCGTCGATCCGGTGTCTCCGCATATCGTGCAGGCTGGCAGCGTCATAGCGGCAGCTCTCATCACCGGCATCAGCTCCGATCTGCCGGGGCAGGTAACGGCGCAGGTGACACAGAGCGTCTATGACAGCCCGACCGGGAGAACCTTGCTCATACCCCAAGGTTCCCGGCTGATCGGTGACTATGATGCGGGAGTCGCGTTCGGACAGCGCCGCGTCCTACTAGTCTGGAACCGGCTGATCCTGCCCGATGGGCGCTCGATCATCCTCGACCGCCAGCCCGCCGGCGACCCTTCTGGCTTTGCCGGTCTCGAGGACAGCGTCAACGAGCATTGGGGCGGCATCCTGCGCGCAGCCGGTCTCTCGACGCTGCTCAGCATAGGCGCCGAGCTGGGCACGGATTCCGATGACGATATCGCCCGCGCCATTCGAGATGGCGGTCAGAACACGATCAATCAGGCGGGCCAGGACATTGTCCGCCGCCAGCTCAATATCCAGCCCACGCTCACTGTCCGGCCCGGCTATCCGGTCCGGGTTCTGGTCAGCAGAGATCTTGTGCTGGCGCCCTGGAGACAGACACGATGA
- a CDS encoding AraC family transcriptional regulator, which produces MKPNLAFKLDTHDAQSRAVALPSPSADIAEQPAMSARDAVGPAILRQRFKLGPLDFDYRTFPRQRAVSLSASETTVHIVLPITGTVVAVSKADTLGFGAGSALLLAASNRNTVVCTAGSSALFLHIPRAAIQAQASRASGKPRRLAAIDHMFGWSIEHLGVMLSRATAPGATGHPSQDDVDLERSTLEGLAAVLWSDPAAETLFPIARSVERAVEQIRANPRHNWAIHELAQAAGVTAGTLRRNFRTCLGVTATQLIQQIRLEWVRSSLGSMTESRSVQQLALAAGFGASGMMSKAYRRRFGETPTQTRARAFSTVRE; this is translated from the coding sequence ATGAAACCGAACCTGGCATTCAAACTGGACACGCATGATGCGCAAAGCAGGGCAGTCGCCTTGCCTTCCCCGAGCGCGGACATCGCCGAGCAACCGGCGATGTCCGCGCGCGACGCTGTGGGCCCGGCGATCCTGCGCCAACGCTTCAAACTGGGACCGCTGGACTTCGACTATCGCACCTTTCCGCGCCAGCGCGCCGTCTCGCTTTCGGCCTCCGAAACGACTGTTCACATCGTCCTGCCGATCACGGGAACGGTCGTCGCGGTAAGCAAGGCCGATACATTGGGGTTCGGCGCTGGCTCGGCCTTGTTGCTGGCGGCGAGCAATCGAAATACCGTCGTTTGCACGGCCGGTTCGAGCGCTCTCTTCCTGCATATTCCGCGCGCTGCTATTCAGGCGCAAGCGTCGCGAGCGTCCGGCAAACCGCGTCGTCTCGCGGCCATCGACCACATGTTCGGCTGGTCGATCGAGCACTTGGGTGTGATGTTGTCTCGCGCCACCGCGCCGGGAGCGACCGGTCATCCGAGCCAGGATGATGTTGATTTGGAACGGAGCACGCTCGAAGGTCTTGCGGCGGTGCTCTGGAGCGACCCGGCGGCTGAGACACTGTTTCCGATTGCTCGCTCGGTTGAGCGGGCCGTCGAGCAGATCCGTGCCAATCCTCGGCATAACTGGGCGATTCACGAACTGGCGCAGGCCGCAGGCGTGACCGCCGGCACCCTGCGCCGGAACTTCAGAACCTGCCTTGGCGTCACCGCGACCCAGCTCATTCAGCAAATCCGTCTCGAATGGGTTCGCTCTAGCCTCGGAAGCATGACCGAAAGCCGATCGGTTCAACAACTCGCCCTCGCCGCCGGCTTTGGGGCGTCGGGGATGATGAGCAAGGCCTATCGACGTCGCTTTGGAGAAACGCCGACGCAGACCCGCGCAAGAGCCTTTAGCACAGTGCGCGAATAA
- a CDS encoding sigma-70 family RNA polymerase sigma factor, which yields MNATRAGLKTSLAARYTQLRDRLAAKLGSQDLAGEALHETWIKFSELTDDTPVKDPDAYIYRAAVNMAATMASKQRRVLGSQDIEDILAIADEAPGPERIAIARSELAHVWHVLGDLTRRQRHVFIESFTGTMTHDELAEHYGVSVRLIQMDLRNAILHCARRTRRKNPFAERAARVSTR from the coding sequence ATGAACGCGACGCGGGCCGGCCTGAAGACATCGCTTGCGGCACGCTACACTCAGCTTCGCGATCGTCTCGCGGCCAAGCTCGGTTCGCAGGATCTCGCCGGCGAGGCGCTGCACGAAACCTGGATCAAATTCAGCGAGCTGACTGACGATACGCCGGTCAAGGACCCGGACGCCTATATCTATCGCGCCGCTGTCAACATGGCCGCAACGATGGCATCGAAGCAGCGCCGCGTGCTTGGAAGCCAAGATATCGAGGACATTCTTGCGATCGCCGACGAGGCTCCCGGCCCGGAGCGGATCGCGATCGCTCGCAGCGAACTTGCCCATGTGTGGCACGTGCTGGGCGACCTGACGCGGCGCCAGCGCCATGTTTTCATCGAGAGCTTCACCGGCACCATGACCCATGACGAACTGGCAGAGCATTATGGCGTAAGCGTCCGGCTGATCCAGATGGATCTGCGGAACGCCATTTTGCACTGCGCACGCCGCACCAGACGAAAAAACCCTTTCGCTGAGCGGGCCGCTCGCGTGTCTACCCGATAG
- a CDS encoding ShlB/FhaC/HecB family hemolysin secretion/activation protein, with translation MRVGIATILTNRRPASPRRRIRQGVKVLRFDKAQWRRGPSAVVIAAALGFAATPTFAQEAAEPAVTFDIRAFQVKGNDVLPPDAVERAIYPYMGPDKTEADVEAARAALQQAFEDAGYIAVSVFIPEQSVDGGILQLAVQPQTIGQVLVEGARDPEAVRAEAPSLTPGTTPNLPEFQRDVVALNQNPSRRVTPELRAGEAPGTLDVVLTVEESSPFHASAEINNFNSAATTDLRVAGTLRYDNMWGRGDSLSISAQTAPERTDDGTVISGNYLMRLGTGTQLLLYGVHSDSDIAVVGGTNVIGRGNMAGVRLIRSLGSSDGFYHSLTLGMDWKDFEEDVLLGSDRASAPIEYFPIMASWRGDWTTDRRRSDITLSTVFGIRGLGDGWRRFDDKRYNARPSFFTIKLDASHTEDVMAGLQFHSAVTGQWSPDPLISNEGFSLGGMSSVRGYYETEHIADYGFAIQTELRSPDFGPLLGGPIDELRLHAFWDSGLGGIHDPLSGQDDDFGLSSVGLGGRIKLFRYFNGAVDVGVPLVSGSESESGEIFTRFRIWGEF, from the coding sequence ATGCGCGTCGGCATTGCGACAATATTGACCAATCGCCGTCCGGCCTCGCCGCGACGGCGCATTCGGCAGGGGGTGAAGGTTTTGAGGTTCGACAAGGCACAATGGCGACGTGGGCCAAGCGCCGTGGTGATCGCTGCGGCGCTGGGCTTTGCGGCGACGCCGACATTTGCCCAGGAAGCGGCCGAGCCGGCGGTGACGTTCGACATTCGCGCCTTTCAGGTGAAGGGCAATGACGTGCTGCCGCCCGATGCGGTCGAGCGAGCGATCTACCCCTATATGGGGCCGGACAAAACAGAGGCGGATGTCGAGGCGGCGCGTGCTGCGTTGCAGCAAGCGTTCGAAGACGCCGGCTATATCGCGGTCTCGGTGTTCATTCCCGAACAGTCGGTGGATGGGGGCATTCTCCAGCTCGCGGTGCAGCCGCAGACGATCGGCCAGGTGCTGGTCGAAGGCGCGCGCGATCCCGAGGCGGTTCGCGCCGAGGCGCCCTCACTGACGCCGGGGACGACGCCGAACCTGCCCGAGTTCCAGCGCGACGTGGTGGCGCTCAACCAGAACCCGAGCCGGCGTGTGACACCGGAACTGCGTGCGGGCGAGGCGCCCGGCACGCTCGATGTGGTGCTGACGGTCGAGGAAAGCTCGCCCTTCCATGCGTCGGCCGAGATCAACAACTTCAACTCAGCCGCAACGACCGACCTGCGCGTCGCAGGCACGCTGCGCTATGACAATATGTGGGGGCGCGGCGACAGCCTGTCGATCTCGGCGCAGACCGCGCCCGAACGCACCGACGACGGCACGGTGATCTCCGGCAATTATCTGATGCGCCTCGGCACGGGCACGCAGCTCCTGCTCTATGGCGTCCATTCGGACAGCGATATCGCGGTCGTCGGCGGCACCAATGTCATCGGCCGCGGCAATATGGCCGGTGTGCGCCTGATCCGTTCGCTCGGATCGAGCGACGGCTTCTATCATTCGCTGACGCTCGGCATGGACTGGAAGGATTTCGAGGAGGACGTGCTCCTCGGCTCCGACCGGGCTTCGGCGCCGATCGAATATTTCCCGATCATGGCGAGCTGGCGCGGCGACTGGACCACGGACCGCAGGCGCAGCGATATCACGCTTTCGACCGTGTTCGGCATCCGCGGACTTGGCGATGGCTGGCGGCGTTTCGACGACAAGCGCTACAATGCGCGGCCGAGCTTCTTCACCATCAAGCTCGACGCCAGCCACACTGAAGATGTGATGGCGGGCTTGCAGTTCCACTCGGCCGTGACCGGCCAGTGGTCGCCCGATCCGCTGATCTCGAACGAAGGCTTCTCGCTCGGCGGCATGTCGTCGGTGCGCGGCTATTACGAGACCGAGCATATCGCCGACTATGGCTTCGCTATCCAGACCGAGCTGCGCTCGCCGGATTTCGGCCCGCTCCTTGGCGGTCCGATCGACGAGCTGCGCCTGCATGCTTTCTGGGATTCCGGCCTTGGCGGCATCCACGATCCGCTGAGCGGTCAGGACGATGACTTCGGCCTGTCGAGCGTCGGCCTCGGCGGGCGCATCAAGCTCTTCCGCTACTTCAACGGCGCCGTCGATGTCGGCGTCCCGCTCGTGTCCGGCTCCGAGAGCGAGTCCGGCGAAATCTTCACCCGTTTCCGCATCTGGGGGGAATTCTAA
- a CDS encoding energy transducer TonB family protein — translation MGDAGYMSRDLSTRLIGGFLSLSLHAAAGFALLWAWNQGVPARDRSVGDEGTVLVVDLVPLDREDGPARDDHAEDGDAFDNRPEAPPPEAHGEADNVEALPHPAGPESNAAHANAEAQDDASEMADLPSADVLAYRRRLESHLARYRIYPAAAQDAGREGVVLLHFIMSQDGKVLQAWVGESSGTSDIDREAVAAVMRAQPLPAFPQGWPGQLSVVLPVTFRLG, via the coding sequence ATGGGTGACGCGGGCTATATGAGTCGAGATCTCTCGACACGGCTGATAGGCGGATTTCTTTCGCTTTCGCTGCATGCTGCGGCGGGCTTTGCGTTGCTCTGGGCGTGGAACCAGGGCGTCCCCGCGCGCGACCGTTCCGTCGGCGACGAGGGGACGGTGCTTGTTGTCGACCTGGTTCCGCTGGACCGCGAGGACGGGCCTGCACGGGACGACCACGCGGAGGATGGCGACGCGTTCGACAACCGCCCTGAAGCGCCGCCGCCGGAGGCACACGGCGAGGCAGACAACGTCGAAGCCCTGCCGCACCCCGCCGGACCTGAGTCCAATGCCGCGCACGCCAATGCCGAAGCGCAGGATGACGCGAGTGAAATGGCCGATTTGCCGAGCGCAGACGTCCTTGCCTACCGGCGAAGGCTGGAAAGCCACCTGGCGCGCTATCGCATCTACCCAGCCGCCGCGCAGGATGCGGGCCGCGAGGGCGTTGTCTTGCTGCATTTCATCATGTCCCAAGACGGCAAGGTGCTTCAAGCCTGGGTCGGAGAAAGTTCGGGCACTTCGGACATTGACCGCGAAGCGGTAGCGGCCGTCATGCGCGCGCAGCCGCTTCCTGCGTTTCCCCAGGGTTGGCCCGGTCAACTGAGTGTCGTCCTCCCCGTCACCTTCAGGCTCGGATGA
- a CDS encoding secretin and TonB N-terminal domain-containing protein has translation MRAVAQNWVKVVRRYGLPVLVAAVSSIALLAAATPLAAQSTTAMEEHRYDIPAQPVAQAIAEFATVSGVSIIYRQSLAGDRQSTPLSGVYAAPAALRRLLEGTGLSARFTGPSSAIIFIEGQPPPTDRSKSGAAAGLGQLHLDMAEVRAPRRVGRPDPSAFNHYARRVQAEIFDRLKRDGAYEGRSFRIEIAVTVDPTGRISEVGLLRASAEPEWDARVRGVLTGMRLSSPPPEGFTRSMRFEVETDRLAKGAAVQGRRRRR, from the coding sequence ATGAGAGCGGTTGCACAAAATTGGGTCAAGGTTGTGCGACGATACGGATTGCCGGTTCTGGTCGCCGCAGTATCGAGCATCGCTTTGCTGGCAGCGGCCACGCCGCTCGCCGCGCAGAGCACGACTGCGATGGAGGAGCATCGCTACGACATCCCCGCCCAGCCGGTCGCGCAGGCAATCGCCGAATTTGCAACAGTGAGCGGGGTCAGCATCATCTATCGCCAGAGCCTTGCTGGCGATCGGCAGTCGACACCGCTTAGCGGCGTCTATGCGGCGCCTGCCGCGCTCCGGCGTCTGCTTGAAGGAACGGGCCTCTCTGCTCGCTTCACCGGACCTAGCTCGGCGATCATCTTCATCGAAGGCCAACCGCCGCCAACCGATCGTTCCAAAAGCGGCGCTGCTGCCGGCCTTGGCCAGCTTCACCTTGACATGGCAGAAGTGCGGGCGCCGCGCAGGGTCGGGAGACCCGACCCTAGCGCCTTTAATCACTATGCCCGGCGCGTGCAGGCGGAGATCTTCGACCGATTGAAACGGGACGGCGCCTATGAGGGGCGAAGCTTCAGGATCGAGATCGCCGTTACCGTCGACCCCACGGGACGGATATCCGAGGTCGGGCTACTGCGCGCAAGCGCCGAGCCGGAATGGGATGCACGCGTGCGCGGCGTCCTGACGGGTATGCGGCTCAGCAGCCCGCCACCAGAGGGCTTCACCCGCTCCATGCGCTTCGAGGTCGAGACGGATCGTCTGGCCAAGGGTGCGGCGGTCCAGGGCAGGAGGCGGCGGCGATGA
- a CDS encoding LysR family transcriptional regulator, with product MSLETKQLRYAVLAAEMRSFSRAAALLRIKQATLSRNVWLLEHRLGVKLFERRTRGAAVTPEGTPIIATARRILTEIDNLQTRARAMRSGDAGELTIGFCSSLTAGDLRYAIVEFQRRFPDVRLNGVERERGFLHHALHAGVIDLAVVTGELADPGVKRRSLWSERVLIALPETHPLVEAERIYWPDLRRQTFVLGTQDPGPDLMRLLQARLAEPGYEPDVEAQDVSRENVLAMVSAGWFLTLVSESALGVNHPGIVFRELHEPTGQARIDYGCYWRSDDTSPALRRFLGLIRERYPDA from the coding sequence GTGTCGCTGGAAACGAAACAACTACGCTACGCCGTCCTTGCGGCGGAAATGAGGAGCTTTTCGAGGGCGGCGGCCCTGCTTCGGATCAAGCAGGCGACGCTCAGTCGCAACGTCTGGCTGCTGGAGCACCGGCTCGGCGTGAAGCTGTTCGAGCGGCGAACGCGCGGCGCGGCCGTGACGCCCGAAGGGACACCGATTATCGCCACGGCCCGCCGCATTTTGACCGAGATCGACAATCTGCAAACGCGCGCGCGCGCCATGCGCAGCGGCGACGCAGGTGAACTCACCATTGGCTTTTGCAGCTCGTTGACGGCGGGCGACCTGCGATACGCGATCGTCGAGTTTCAGCGCCGTTTTCCCGATGTGCGCTTGAACGGGGTCGAACGGGAACGCGGCTTTCTCCATCATGCGCTCCATGCCGGCGTGATCGATCTCGCCGTGGTGACCGGCGAGCTTGCCGACCCTGGCGTCAAACGGCGGTCGTTATGGTCGGAACGCGTGCTCATCGCGCTTCCCGAAACGCATCCCCTGGTCGAGGCCGAGCGGATCTACTGGCCCGATCTGCGCCGCCAGACCTTTGTCCTCGGCACGCAAGACCCCGGTCCAGACCTTATGCGGCTGTTGCAGGCACGGCTAGCCGAGCCGGGCTATGAGCCCGATGTCGAGGCCCAGGACGTGAGCCGCGAGAATGTGCTGGCGATGGTCTCGGCGGGCTGGTTCCTGACTCTGGTTTCGGAGTCGGCGCTCGGCGTCAATCATCCGGGCATTGTGTTCCGCGAATTGCATGAGCCGACCGGCCAGGCCCGGATCGACTATGGCTGCTACTGGCGCAGCGACGATACGAGCCCGGCGCTGCGCCGTTTCCTCGGCCTCATCCGCGAACGCTATCCCGATGCCTGA
- a CDS encoding ExbD/TolR family protein, whose product MAMQVGGGKKPYNEINITPFVDVVLVLLIIFILMTTAAVQGIRVDLPTASSAQVLEAQKSRVIAVSNDGTVSIDAIPVSLSELESELRRSIATTPDLAVILRGDRAVQYDRIMQVLDICSKVGVPSLGMASTRPPGGA is encoded by the coding sequence ATGGCCATGCAGGTCGGGGGCGGCAAGAAGCCCTATAACGAGATCAACATCACCCCGTTCGTCGACGTGGTGCTGGTGCTTCTCATCATCTTCATCCTGATGACCACGGCGGCCGTCCAGGGTATCCGGGTCGATCTTCCTACCGCCTCTTCGGCTCAGGTGCTCGAAGCGCAGAAGTCGCGGGTGATCGCGGTCAGCAATGACGGGACGGTCTCGATCGACGCCATCCCGGTCTCGCTCTCCGAACTGGAGAGCGAGCTGCGGCGCAGCATCGCCACCACGCCTGACCTCGCGGTCATCCTGCGCGGCGACCGGGCGGTGCAATACGACCGCATCATGCAGGTGCTCGACATCTGCTCGAAGGTCGGGGTGCCCAGCCTCGGCATGGCCTCCACGCGCCCGCCGGGCGGAGCCTGA
- a CDS encoding FecR family protein, translating to MRDDDANGLLVEAADWVVCLTSGAATDDDAARLAAWRARSPAHEAAFREVAGVRSYAVVAKHNKKPPMVSRRAVLAGGTTAALAVMTVGIARPPLGLWPSFAELTADHRTAIGERYALTPVSGVKVEMNSRTALSLIGGGTEGSQGISLVTGEAFVTAEPLAAAFRVEAGAVNASTRGAQFNVQRLDGGVRVACVSGSVECNGGDRPIWLRSNEQVFVASNGATRRSVVDGEKVTAWRRGLLIFEGAPLSQVVDQINLYRSGKIVLANTALGGLEVNAIFHTSRIEEAVPQIEQLLNLHARHLAGGVVVMS from the coding sequence ATGCGTGACGATGACGCCAATGGTCTGCTCGTCGAGGCGGCGGACTGGGTGGTCTGCCTGACCTCGGGCGCTGCGACCGACGATGATGCGGCGCGCCTCGCCGCCTGGCGTGCGAGGAGTCCGGCGCATGAAGCTGCGTTTCGGGAGGTTGCCGGAGTGCGCAGCTATGCGGTCGTCGCGAAACACAATAAGAAACCGCCGATGGTCAGCCGCCGCGCCGTGCTGGCTGGTGGCACTACTGCCGCTCTTGCGGTCATGACGGTCGGCATTGCCAGGCCTCCGCTGGGGCTTTGGCCCTCCTTTGCCGAACTCACCGCCGATCATCGTACCGCAATCGGCGAGCGCTATGCCTTAACCCCGGTGAGCGGCGTCAAGGTCGAGATGAACTCACGCACCGCGCTGTCGTTGATCGGCGGCGGCACCGAAGGATCACAGGGCATCAGCCTTGTCACCGGCGAAGCGTTCGTCACGGCCGAGCCGCTTGCCGCGGCCTTCCGGGTCGAGGCCGGAGCCGTGAACGCATCGACGCGCGGGGCGCAGTTCAATGTGCAGCGGCTCGACGGAGGCGTGCGCGTCGCCTGCGTTTCCGGCAGCGTGGAATGCAACGGCGGCGACCGGCCGATCTGGCTTCGCTCCAATGAACAGGTCTTCGTCGCCTCGAACGGAGCAACACGGCGAAGTGTGGTCGACGGGGAGAAGGTGACAGCCTGGCGGCGCGGCCTTCTGATCTTCGAAGGCGCACCGCTCTCCCAGGTGGTTGATCAGATCAACCTTTACCGTTCTGGCAAGATCGTGCTGGCTAACACCGCATTGGGCGGACTGGAGGTCAATGCCATCTTTCATACCAGCCGCATCGAAGAAGCCGTGCCGCAGATCGAGCAATTGCTGAATCTACACGCGCGCCATCTCGCCGGCGGCGTGGTGGTGATGAGCTGA
- a CDS encoding DUF2274 domain-containing protein: MTKLKLGDIAEDKPVRLTVELPASVHRDLEAYGRVLAETTGAGQPVAPRRLIAPMLERFMATDRAFRRQRGRS, encoded by the coding sequence ATGACCAAGCTCAAACTCGGAGACATCGCCGAAGACAAGCCCGTCCGCCTTACCGTCGAACTGCCGGCGTCCGTCCACCGCGACCTCGAAGCCTATGGCCGGGTGCTCGCGGAAACGACGGGCGCGGGGCAGCCGGTCGCCCCGCGCCGGCTGATTGCTCCGATGCTCGAACGGTTCATGGCGACCGATCGCGCGTTCCGCCGGCAGCGCGGGCGATCTTAA
- a CDS encoding DUF2341 domain-containing protein, producing MSLFTRFKRTVVAGAMALTATVGFASPAMAWWDSEFAYRTRINIDTQAAGVTGEVMRAPVLVRLHTGNFNFADVKADGSDLRFVAGDDRTPLTFHIEKWSPAEEQALVWVDVQNIQPGQAAAIYAYYGNEAAEAGQDVAGTFGPDYRAVYHFDNEGAPRDATANGLNAQGGEIRNAGGLIGNSLLLDGTAPVTLPASAFGSGPLSVSFWVKPESDGTLFALPGAASLILEGGQLFIEQDGERSPGSPLETGSYAHVALVNDGQATRLFIGGQPAGEIPGALGAASGPAQLGLGFAGEIDELRVAGAALPVAAFQLAAASEGQGARLLMADTAEQVSTGGGHGYWGLLFGSLMFDAWVVIIICAFMLAIAIAIMISKGLLISRVRQANEAFLDAYGQISRRAGDHNGLPAFDAGPSAQGSTLARLYRIGNRELTERLQEGRASQSRFALRANSVAAIRSALDAGRVREGQKLHSRLVLLTIAISGGPFIGLLGTVMGVMITFASVAMAGEVNISAIAPGMAAALLATVAGLAVAIPALFGYNYLLSRIEEITADHEIFVDELEKRIAETWQDAPAAQAA from the coding sequence ATGTCACTCTTCACGCGTTTCAAAAGGACCGTGGTTGCAGGCGCGATGGCGCTTACGGCGACGGTCGGGTTCGCTTCGCCGGCCATGGCCTGGTGGGATAGCGAGTTCGCCTATCGCACCCGCATCAATATCGACACGCAGGCTGCTGGCGTCACCGGCGAAGTCATGCGCGCCCCGGTGCTGGTGCGGCTGCATACCGGCAATTTCAATTTCGCCGATGTGAAGGCGGACGGGTCTGACCTGCGCTTCGTCGCGGGCGATGACCGCACGCCGCTTACCTTCCACATCGAGAAGTGGAGCCCGGCAGAAGAACAGGCGCTGGTCTGGGTCGATGTGCAGAACATCCAGCCCGGCCAGGCGGCGGCGATCTATGCCTATTACGGCAATGAGGCGGCCGAGGCCGGCCAGGACGTGGCCGGCACCTTCGGTCCCGATTACCGTGCGGTCTATCACTTCGACAACGAGGGAGCCCCTCGGGACGCCACCGCCAATGGCCTCAATGCCCAGGGCGGTGAAATTCGGAACGCGGGCGGCCTGATCGGCAACAGCCTGCTGCTGGACGGCACGGCGCCGGTCACGCTGCCTGCGTCCGCCTTTGGCAGCGGTCCGCTGTCGGTCAGTTTCTGGGTCAAGCCTGAGAGTGATGGCACGCTCTTTGCGCTTCCGGGCGCGGCGAGCCTGATCCTCGAAGGCGGCCAGCTCTTCATCGAGCAGGACGGCGAGCGTTCGCCCGGTTCGCCGCTGGAGACGGGAAGCTATGCCCATGTCGCGCTGGTCAATGACGGCCAGGCGACGCGCCTGTTCATCGGCGGACAGCCCGCCGGGGAAATTCCCGGCGCGCTCGGTGCTGCGAGCGGCCCGGCCCAGCTCGGCCTCGGCTTTGCCGGTGAGATCGACGAGCTGCGCGTCGCGGGCGCCGCGCTGCCGGTGGCGGCGTTCCAGCTTGCCGCGGCCTCCGAAGGCCAGGGCGCGCGCCTGCTGATGGCGGATACCGCCGAGCAGGTCTCGACCGGCGGCGGCCATGGCTATTGGGGCCTGTTGTTCGGCTCGCTGATGTTCGACGCCTGGGTGGTGATCATCATCTGCGCCTTCATGCTGGCGATCGCCATTGCGATCATGATCAGCAAGGGCCTGCTGATCAGCCGGGTACGCCAGGCGAACGAGGCGTTCCTCGATGCTTATGGGCAGATCTCGCGCCGCGCGGGCGATCATAACGGGTTGCCGGCTTTCGATGCCGGTCCCAGCGCGCAGGGTTCGACGCTGGCGCGCCTCTATCGGATCGGCAATCGCGAGCTGACCGAACGCCTGCAGGAAGGCCGCGCGTCGCAGTCGCGCTTTGCCCTGCGCGCCAACTCCGTGGCCGCGATCCGCTCGGCGCTCGATGCAGGGCGGGTGCGCGAGGGGCAGAAGCTCCATTCACGCCTGGTGCTGCTGACCATCGCCATTTCGGGCGGTCCCTTCATCGGCCTTCTGGGCACGGTGATGGGCGTGATGATCACCTTCGCTTCCGTTGCGATGGCGGGCGAGGTCAATATCAGCGCGATCGCGCCGGGCATGGCGGCGGCGCTGCTGGCGACGGTGGCGGGCCTTGCGGTCGCGATCCCGGCCCTGTTCGGCTACAACTACCTGCTCTCCCGCATCGAAGAGATCACGGCCGACCACGAGATTTTCGTGGACGAGCTGGAGAAGCGCATCGCCGAGACCTGGCAGGACGCTCCCGCTGCACAGGCCGCCTGA